One stretch of Oncorhynchus clarkii lewisi isolate Uvic-CL-2024 chromosome 1, UVic_Ocla_1.0, whole genome shotgun sequence DNA includes these proteins:
- the LOC139407020 gene encoding cryptochrome-1b, whose translation MVGNTIHWFRKGLRLHDNPSLKESIRGADTLRYVYILDPWFAGSSNVGISRWRFLLQCLEDLDASLRKLHSRLFVIRGQPTDVFPRLFKEWQISRLSYEYDSEPFGKERDAAIQKLASEAGVEVTVKVSHTLYDLDKIIELNGGQSPLTYKRFQVLISHMDAVEMPAETITAEVMRKCATPISDDHDDKFGVPSLEELGFETEGLATAVWPGGETEALTRLERHLERKAWVANFERPRMNANSLLASPTGLSPYLRFGCLSCRLFYFKLTDLYRKVKKNSSPPLSLYGQLLWREFFYTTATNNPCFDKMEGNPVCVQIPWDRNPEALAKWAEGRTGFPWIDAIMTQLRQEGWIHHLARHAVACFLTRGDLWISWEEGMKVFEELLLDADWSVNAGSWMWLSCSSFFQQFFHCYCPVGFGRRTDPNGDYIRRYLPILKGFPAKYIYDPWNAPESVQKAAKCLIGVHYPKPMVHHAEASRLNVERMKQIYQQLSCYRGLGLLATVHANPNDSGHGAGVMTGPMPGPSPEEIQNEGAAQAGRGQVVVKRRNEDLTPGCSNKARRQTSN comes from the exons ATGGTCGGCAACACGATCCACTGGTTCAGGAAGGGACTGCGGCTCCACGACAACCCCTCTCTAAAGGAGTCGATCCGGGGAGCGGACACCCTTCGCTATGTTTACATCCTAGACCCCTGGTTTGCAGGGTCCTCCAACGTGGGCATCAGCAGGTGGAG GTTCTTACTCCAGTGTCTGGAGGACCTAGACGCCAGCCTTCGCAAGCTCCACTCCCGTCTGTTTGTCATCCGGGGCCAGCCTACTGATGTCTTCCCCAGGCTGTTCAAG GAATGGCAGATTAGCCGGCTGTCTTACGAGTACGACTCTGAGCCCTTCGGCAAGGAGCGTGATGCCGCCATCCAAAAGCTGGCCAGCGAGGCCGGGGTGGAAGTCACGGTCAAAGTCTCCCACACGCTCTACGACCTAGACAA GATCATCGAGCTGAACGGAGGCCAGTCCCCTCTCACCTACAAGCGTTTCCAGGTGCTCATAAGTCACATGGATGCCGTGGAGATGCCCGCCGAGACCATCACCGCTGAGGTCATGCGGAAGTGTGCCACGCCCATCAGTGACGACCACGACGACAAGTTTGGCGTGCCGTCCTTGGAGGAGCTTGGCTTTGAGACAGAAGGCCTGGCTACAGCAGTATGGccggggggagagacggaggcccTCACTCGCCTGGAGAGGCACCTGGAAAGAAAG GCGTGGGTGGCCAACTTTGAGCGTCCCCGGATGAACGCCAACTCCCTGCTGGCCAGCCCCACGGGCCTCAGCCCCTACCTCCGCTTCGGCTGCCTCTCCTGTCGCCTCTTCTACTTCAAACTCACTGACCTCTACAGGAAGGTGAAGAAAAACAGCTCTCCGCCCCTCTCACTTTATGGCCAGCTGTTGTGGCGCGAGTTCTTCTACACCACGGCCACCAACAACCCCTGCTTCGACAAGATGGAGGGCAACCCTGTGTGCGTGCAGATTCCCTGGGACCGCAACCCAGAGGCGCTGGCCAAGTGGGCCGAGGGGAGGACAGGGTTTCCCTGGATCGACGCGATCATGACCCAGCTGAGGCAGGAGGGCTGGATCCACCACCTGGCCAGACACGCCGTGGCCTGCTTCCTGACCCGGGGAGACCTGTGGATCAGCTGGGAGGAGGGCATGAAG GTATTTGAGGAGCTGCTGCTGGATGCAGACTGGAGTGTGAACGCAGGCAGCTGGATGTGGCTCTCCTGCAGCTCCTTCTTCCAGCAGTTCTTCCACTGTTATTGCCCCGTGGGCTTCGGCAGGAGGACAGACCCCAACGGAGACTACATACG GCGCTATCTTCCCATACTGAAGGGCTTCCCGGCCAAGTACATCTACGACCCCTGGAACGCACCCGAGAGCGTGCAGAAGGCGGCCAAGTGCTTGATCGGTGTGCACTACCCCAAACCCATGGTGCACCACGCCGAGGCCAGCCGCCTCAACGTGGAGAGGATGAAGCAGATCTACCAACAGCTCTCCTGCTACCGCGGCCTGG GGCTGCTCGCGACAGTGCATGCCAATCCTAATGACAGTGGACACGGTGCAGGGGTCATGACGGGTCCAATGCCAGGGCCCTCCCCTGAAGAAATCCAGAATGAGGGAGCCGCTCAAGCAG GCAGAGGACAGGTCGTTGTGAAGCGTCGCAATGAGGACCTCACACCGGGCTGTAGCAACAAGGCCCGGAGGCAGACCAGCAACTAG